The following coding sequences lie in one Myxococcales bacterium genomic window:
- a CDS encoding ABC transporter substrate-binding protein, whose protein sequence is MRLGRRSLFIALTALALPAANGCKKGASGGGSSSGGGTEIVIGHYASMTGSTAHFGQDTDKAVRLAVDEVNAAGGVLGKQVKIVTLDTRGDSAEAANAVTRLIDVEKSVAILGEVASSLSLAGGRVAQRRKIPMISPSSTNPKVTEVGDYIFRVCFLDPFQGKAMAKFAKENLKVEKVAILKDVKNDYSIGLAAAFKESFEKMGGKIVVEQSYGQGDTDFSAQVTAIKGTDAQAIFLPGYYAEVGAIARTAERLGVKLPLLGGDGWDAPDLFKIGGDAMNGSYFSNHFAPDAATPKAQKFVADFKAKYGIEPTGLGALGYDAAAVLMDAIKRAGKTDSDALRTAITATKGFEGVTGMITIDPERNAQKSAVVLKIEGGKAKFAATVAP, encoded by the coding sequence ATGCGTCTCGGTCGCCGCAGTTTGTTCATCGCTCTAACCGCTCTGGCCCTGCCCGCCGCGAATGGCTGCAAGAAGGGCGCGTCCGGCGGGGGCAGCTCGAGCGGAGGGGGAACCGAGATCGTCATCGGCCACTACGCCTCGATGACCGGCAGCACCGCGCACTTCGGTCAGGACACCGACAAGGCCGTGCGGTTGGCCGTCGACGAGGTCAACGCCGCCGGCGGGGTGCTCGGCAAGCAAGTGAAGATCGTGACGCTCGACACGCGCGGCGACTCCGCCGAGGCCGCCAACGCCGTGACGCGTTTGATCGACGTCGAGAAGAGCGTCGCGATTCTGGGCGAGGTGGCCTCGAGTCTCTCGCTGGCCGGCGGGCGCGTGGCGCAGCGCCGCAAGATCCCGATGATCTCCCCCTCGTCGACGAATCCCAAGGTGACCGAGGTCGGGGACTACATCTTCCGTGTGTGTTTCCTCGATCCGTTTCAGGGCAAGGCCATGGCGAAGTTCGCCAAAGAGAACCTGAAGGTCGAGAAGGTCGCGATCCTGAAGGACGTGAAGAACGACTACTCCATCGGGCTCGCGGCGGCCTTCAAGGAGTCGTTCGAGAAGATGGGCGGCAAGATCGTCGTCGAGCAGTCCTACGGCCAAGGCGACACCGATTTCTCGGCGCAAGTGACCGCGATCAAGGGCACCGACGCCCAGGCCATCTTCCTGCCGGGTTACTACGCCGAGGTCGGCGCGATTGCCCGCACCGCCGAGCGCCTGGGGGTCAAGCTCCCGCTGCTCGGAGGCGACGGTTGGGACGCGCCGGATCTGTTCAAGATCGGCGGCGACGCCATGAACGGCTCGTACTTCTCGAACCACTTTGCGCCGGACGCCGCGACGCCCAAGGCGCAGAAGTTCGTGGCGGATTTCAAGGCCAAGTACGGGATCGAACCCACGGGGCTCGGTGCTCTCGGTTACGACGCGGCGGCGGTGCTGATGGACGCCATCAAACGCGCGGGTAAGACCGACAGCGACGCGCTGCGGACCGCCATCACCGCGACCAAGGGCTTCGAAGGTGTGACCGGGATGATCACCATCGACCCGGAGCGCAACGCGCAGAAGAGCGCGGTCGTACTCAAGATCGAGGGCGGCAAAGCCAAGTTTGCCGCCACCGTCGCGCCGTGA
- a CDS encoding branched-chain amino acid ABC transporter permease → MSELLQQIINGLSLGSIYALIALGYTMVYGILKLINFAHSEVFMVGAYAGYYSAGFLGIEALEKSGRGFPLYLAVAVLLFAMLVSATLGVTIERLAYRPVRTAPRLTPLITAIGVSLLLQNLGMLVFTPNPRRYPPIIKEVRYELGGVIVTNVKLTIFLVTVVLMIGLWYLVQRTWTGRAMRAVSVNLDAAKLMGIDTDRTISATFAIGSGLAAAGGILFGLDQITINPLMGVLTGLKAFVAAVLGGIGNVPGAVLGGLLIGLAEQLVAGYVSPDYRDAITFMILIVILILRPEGILGVVRQEKV, encoded by the coding sequence GTGAGCGAGCTCCTCCAGCAGATCATCAACGGCCTCTCGTTAGGCTCCATCTACGCCCTGATCGCTCTGGGCTACACGATGGTCTATGGCATCTTGAAGCTGATCAACTTCGCGCACAGCGAGGTCTTCATGGTGGGCGCCTACGCCGGCTACTACTCGGCGGGTTTTCTGGGCATCGAAGCCCTGGAGAAGAGCGGGCGAGGATTCCCACTGTACCTCGCGGTGGCGGTGCTCTTGTTCGCGATGTTGGTCTCGGCCACGCTGGGTGTGACCATCGAACGCCTCGCCTACCGGCCGGTACGGACGGCGCCTCGCTTGACACCCTTGATCACCGCCATCGGCGTCAGCCTGCTGCTCCAGAACCTGGGCATGCTGGTGTTCACGCCCAACCCTCGCCGCTATCCGCCCATCATCAAGGAAGTCCGCTACGAGCTCGGCGGCGTCATCGTCACGAACGTCAAGCTGACCATCTTCCTGGTGACGGTCGTGCTGATGATCGGGCTCTGGTACCTGGTGCAGCGCACCTGGACGGGACGCGCGATGCGCGCGGTGAGCGTGAACCTGGACGCGGCCAAGCTGATGGGCATCGACACCGATCGCACCATCAGCGCGACCTTTGCCATTGGCTCGGGGCTGGCGGCCGCCGGCGGCATCTTGTTCGGCCTCGATCAGATCACCATCAACCCGCTGATGGGAGTGCTGACGGGCCTGAAGGCCTTCGTCGCAGCGGTGCTGGGCGGCATTGGTAACGTCCCGGGTGCGGTGCTGGGCGGGTTGCTCATCGGCCTCGCCGAGCAGCTCGTCGCTGGCTACGTGAGCCCGGACTACCGGGATGCCATCACGTTCATGATCCTGATCGTGATCTTGATCCTGCGTCCGGAGGGCATCCTGGGCGTGGTGCGCCAGGAGAAGGTGTGA
- a CDS encoding ABC transporter ATP-binding protein, which produces MEKIFGGLRAVAGVSFQVEPAQIFGLIGPNGAGKTTIFNVITGVYQPDGGRISFDGEDISGWAPAKVAARGIARTFQNIRVFRSMTVEENVMVAGFRIHKAGLLSAVFRNQRYMDDEREFRRRAAELLDIFNLKDLAAEPADSLPYGSQRRLEIARALMLSPKLLLLDEPAAGMNSQEARELEGQIRFLRDDLGLTVVLVEHNMSVVMSVCENIHVVDHGETIAEGSPEHIKEHPKVLAAYLGEEDPEEAVKDYEAVSRPFNPAPEEPTNG; this is translated from the coding sequence ATGGAGAAGATCTTCGGCGGCCTGCGCGCCGTGGCCGGCGTGAGCTTCCAGGTCGAGCCAGCGCAGATCTTCGGCCTGATCGGTCCGAACGGCGCCGGTAAGACCACCATCTTCAACGTCATCACCGGGGTCTACCAACCCGACGGCGGTCGCATCAGCTTCGACGGCGAGGACATCAGCGGCTGGGCACCCGCCAAGGTGGCGGCCCGCGGCATCGCGCGGACCTTCCAGAACATCCGGGTGTTTCGCTCGATGACCGTCGAAGAGAACGTGATGGTCGCGGGGTTTCGTATCCACAAAGCGGGGCTGCTCTCGGCCGTGTTTCGCAATCAGCGCTACATGGACGACGAGCGAGAGTTCAGGCGCCGCGCCGCCGAGTTGCTCGACATCTTCAACCTGAAGGACCTCGCGGCAGAGCCGGCGGACAGCCTGCCGTACGGCTCACAGCGGCGGCTCGAGATCGCCCGCGCGCTGATGCTGTCGCCAAAGCTCCTGCTGCTCGACGAGCCCGCCGCTGGTATGAACAGCCAGGAAGCCCGGGAGCTCGAAGGGCAGATCCGGTTCTTGCGTGACGACCTCGGTCTCACCGTGGTCCTGGTCGAGCACAACATGAGCGTGGTGATGTCGGTGTGTGAGAACATCCACGTCGTCGACCACGGCGAGACGATCGCGGAAGGTTCACCGGAGCACATCAAGGAGCACCCCAAGGTGCTCGCGGCGTACCTCGGAGAAGAAGATCCCGAGGAGGCCGTGAAGGACTACGAGGCGGTCAGCCGGCCCTTCAACCCCGCGCCAGAGGAGCCCACCAATGGCTGA
- a CDS encoding branched-chain amino acid ABC transporter permease, translating to MAEVTKLEPKHWLIRLVVAAAVVAGIYGIGLGAEAGLIEYVQRIVMIAGVNIILAVGLNLINGTTGQFSIGHAGFMAVGAYGTAYVGVQLAPRVTALLGAGAISNAVTFNLALLVGALLAGITGVLVGVPSLRLKGDYLAIVTLGFGEIIRLVFNNTKALGSATGYFGDDPAGLPPYSNFFWVYLWVVVIILIVRNITFSQSGRSLIAIREDEIAAEAMATPTTRLKVTAFTISAATAGIAGGLFAHMQSGIRPEDFKFEKSIDMIVMIIIGGLGSITGAVIGGIFLAVTLELMRDLQEYRLVLYALLLVIIMIVRPQGLLGTRELSLSLFKRKAAAK from the coding sequence ATGGCCGAGGTCACGAAGCTCGAGCCGAAGCACTGGCTGATCCGCCTCGTGGTCGCGGCGGCGGTGGTCGCCGGCATCTACGGCATCGGGCTCGGCGCGGAGGCCGGGTTGATCGAGTACGTGCAGCGCATCGTGATGATCGCCGGCGTGAACATCATCCTGGCGGTCGGCTTGAACCTGATCAACGGCACGACCGGGCAGTTCTCCATCGGCCACGCCGGCTTCATGGCGGTCGGCGCGTATGGCACCGCGTACGTTGGCGTGCAGCTCGCACCGCGGGTGACGGCTCTGCTGGGAGCCGGCGCGATCAGCAACGCCGTGACGTTCAACCTGGCGCTGCTGGTCGGCGCGCTCTTGGCCGGCATTACCGGCGTGCTGGTGGGCGTGCCGAGCCTGCGCCTGAAGGGGGACTACCTCGCCATCGTGACGCTGGGGTTCGGCGAGATCATTCGCCTGGTGTTCAACAACACCAAGGCCCTGGGCTCGGCCACCGGCTACTTCGGCGACGACCCGGCGGGGTTGCCCCCGTACTCCAACTTCTTCTGGGTCTACCTGTGGGTGGTGGTCATCATCCTGATCGTCCGTAACATCACCTTCTCTCAGAGTGGACGCTCGCTGATCGCCATCCGCGAGGATGAAATCGCCGCCGAGGCGATGGCCACACCGACCACGCGCCTCAAGGTGACGGCGTTCACCATCAGCGCGGCCACCGCCGGGATTGCCGGCGGGTTATTTGCTCACATGCAGAGCGGGATTCGTCCGGAGGACTTCAAATTCGAGAAGTCCATCGACATGATCGTCATGATCATCATCGGCGGGTTGGGTTCCATCACGGGTGCGGTCATTGGTGGGATCTTCCTGGCCGTCACCCTGGAGCTGATGCGCGATCTGCAAGAGTATCGCCTCGTGCTCTACGCGCTCCTTCTGGTCATCATCATGATCGTCCGCCCGCAGGGGCTGCTCGGAACGCGGGAATTGTCCCTCTCGCTGTTCAAGCGCAAGGCGGCGGCGAAGTGA